A stretch of the Acidilobus sp. 7A genome encodes the following:
- a CDS encoding nicotinamide-nucleotide adenylyltransferase yields the protein MAERVLLYGRFQPFHRGHVSLVKWALSQGFDEVVVLVGMASENYTVRNPFTAGERIEMARLSARDEGISLDRLVTATIETLEVSIGCAYYVLSYVPKVKAIMTRNPVIGKAFSDAGVEVISPPTFNRDEWRGERIRALIARGDPRWKEYVTSSVAKFIEDIGGVDRIRRISAED from the coding sequence TTGGCTGAGAGGGTACTCCTCTACGGAAGGTTCCAGCCGTTTCACAGAGGGCACGTGAGTTTAGTTAAGTGGGCGCTGTCTCAGGGCTTTGACGAGGTAGTAGTGCTAGTTGGCATGGCATCAGAGAACTACACCGTGAGGAACCCCTTCACGGCCGGCGAAAGGATAGAGATGGCAAGACTCTCGGCCAGGGACGAGGGGATAAGCCTTGACAGGTTGGTGACGGCCACTATAGAGACCCTAGAGGTTAGCATAGGCTGTGCCTACTACGTTTTGTCCTATGTACCCAAGGTTAAGGCGATAATGACTAGGAATCCTGTGATAGGCAAGGCCTTCTCAGACGCCGGCGTAGAGGTCATAAGCCCGCCCACGTTTAACAGAGACGAGTGGAGGGGCGAGAGGATACGGGCCCTTATAGCTAGGGGCGATCCTAGGTGGAAGGAGTACGTGACGTCGTCGGTTGCTAAGTTCATCGAGGATATAGGTGGAGTTGATAGGATACGCAGGATATCAGCCGAGGATTAG
- the prf1 gene encoding peptide chain release factor aRF-1: MSEDLEKKLLVDKRTLKDVINELKQWSAPATVLLSLYVPPGRPVSDVVQMLREELSLADNIKLKRTRNAVKRAIAAAIDRLTAIPKVPSNGLVAFCGENLDTGDFKCYVFTPPDKVPVFYYRTDKRFVTEILEDMIENEDSVGVIIVERDHATIGLIKGSRIQVLEELEDFIPGKHMMGGQSQRRYDRIIEQMVDDFMKKIGERANGYLLPIYEAGRLKALIIAGPGYAKSDFIKSGYLDYRLQKIVDPHLIDVSYQGEEGIREALEKASDVVQLSLYRDTINAFENFKLNLAKGTGLVVYGPDDVEKALEMGAVSMLLIHEDRPDVEKWREKGESNGAKVYIIPESLPEAEWFMKTFDGLAGLLRFKVNLQT; the protein is encoded by the coding sequence ATGAGCGAGGACCTAGAGAAGAAACTGCTGGTTGACAAGAGGACGCTCAAGGATGTCATAAATGAGCTCAAGCAGTGGAGCGCCCCAGCCACGGTTCTCCTAAGCCTCTATGTGCCGCCAGGAAGGCCCGTGAGTGACGTGGTCCAGATGCTAAGGGAGGAGCTGTCCCTGGCCGACAACATAAAGCTGAAACGAACGCGAAACGCCGTGAAGAGGGCCATAGCAGCCGCCATAGACAGGCTGACCGCGATCCCCAAGGTTCCTTCCAACGGTCTCGTCGCCTTCTGCGGCGAAAACCTCGACACGGGGGACTTCAAGTGTTACGTGTTCACTCCCCCTGACAAGGTGCCCGTGTTCTACTATAGGACTGACAAGAGGTTCGTGACGGAGATACTAGAGGACATGATTGAGAATGAGGACTCCGTCGGAGTCATAATAGTTGAGAGGGACCACGCCACCATAGGCCTCATAAAGGGGTCTCGAATACAGGTGCTTGAAGAGCTCGAGGACTTCATACCTGGCAAGCACATGATGGGAGGCCAGAGCCAGAGGAGGTATGACAGGATAATAGAGCAGATGGTTGACGACTTCATGAAGAAGATCGGCGAGAGAGCCAACGGGTACCTCCTGCCAATATATGAGGCGGGTAGGCTTAAGGCACTTATAATAGCTGGTCCAGGGTATGCCAAGTCTGACTTCATAAAGTCTGGCTACCTAGATTATCGCCTTCAGAAGATAGTTGACCCGCATCTAATAGACGTCTCCTATCAAGGTGAGGAGGGAATAAGGGAGGCCCTTGAGAAGGCCAGCGACGTTGTTCAGCTGTCACTATATAGGGATACAATCAACGCATTTGAGAACTTCAAGCTTAACCTCGCTAAGGGAACGGGCCTAGTTGTTTATGGACCTGACGACGTCGAGAAGGCGCTGGAAATGGGCGCCGTTTCAATGCTCCTAATACACGAAGATAGGCCTGACGTTGAGAAGTGGAGAGAGAAAGGCGAGTCGAATGGGGCAAAGGTCTACATAATACCTGAGTCCCTGCCTGAGGCTGAGTGGTTCATGAAGACGTTCGACGGGCTTGCGGGTCTCCTGAGGTTTAAGGTCAACCTTCAAACATAG